The genomic DNA GGCCGGCGGGCTGGCGCTGCTCTTCGCCTCGGACGTGTTGCTGCCCGTCCTTGTGCCCGGGTTCCCGGCGGCGGGCGCGTGGCTCGGGCAGCTGCTGGGCGCCGCGTGGCTCGGGGTGGCCGCGCTCAACTGGCTGCATCGCGGCGCGCTGCTGGGCGGGATCTACGGGCGGCCGGTGGTGCTCGCCAACCTCGTGCTGTACTTCGTAGGCGCGCTGTCGCTGCTGCGGGCGCTCGTGGGGCCTGGCGTGCCCCGCGCGCTATGGGGACTCGCGGTACCGCTCGCGCTGCTGGCGGTGGTATACGGCGTGCTGCTCCTGCGCGGGCCGCTCGACCCACTGGACCCCGAGCGGGTGCGCGGCGCGTCCGGCACTTCGAGATAAGTCCACGTGCATCAACAGCTCGCGCACGTCGCGCTGGTCGTCCGCGACTACGACGAAGCCATCGACTTCTACACGAAGAAGCTCGGCTTCACGCTGGTCGAAGACACGTATCAGCCGGAGCAGGACAAGCGCTGGGTGCTCGTGGCGCCTCCCGGACCGCCCGGAACCTCGCTCCTGCTCGCGCGGGCTTCCACGCCGGAGCAGGCGCGCTTCATCGGCGACCAGGCCGGCGGGCGGGTGTTCCTCTTCCTGAGCACGGACGACTTCTGGCGCGACTACGACCGCATGCTCGCCGCGGGCATCCGCTTCGTTCGCGACCCGGCCGTGCAGCCGTACGGCACCGTCGCCGTGTTCGAGGACCTGTACGGCAACCGGTGGGACCTGGTCCAGTTCGCCGCCGCCTCCGTCGCGGCGACCGCGCAGCCTGTCGAACTGCGCGTCCCCAGAGCCATTCTCGACCAGCGCGACCCCGCAAAGCTGGCCTGGGCCGCGATCGAACCGGTGTGGGATGCCGTCGATCTGAGCGCCGAGCCAGGTGCAGTCGACGACCAGCTCTCGAGGCTTTCCAGGGGCCAGAAAGCGTTGCTGG from Longimicrobium sp. includes the following:
- a CDS encoding VOC family protein is translated as MHQQLAHVALVVRDYDEAIDFYTKKLGFTLVEDTYQPEQDKRWVLVAPPGPPGTSLLLARASTPEQARFIGDQAGGRVFLFLSTDDFWRDYDRMLAAGIRFVRDPAVQPYGTVAVFEDLYGNRWDLVQFAAASVAATAQPVELRVPRAILDQRDPAKLAWAAIEPVWDAVDLSAEPGAVDDQLSRLSRGQKALLAIHWCVAEVSNGGFEQFFANPAGVLTREAREGFALVGDQALASVVDQVAALFPDEWPARERSVRNFQLRRLRGPDAERVAAFEPYDRAFGDCLGLEGLPGRCAAYVIENPTDFVRD